Within the Corallococcus exiguus genome, the region CGCCACCCGGGCCTCCCAGCGGGCGAGGGACAGCGAGCGGCAGGCCGCGACGCTCGCGGTGCAGCTGGCCGAGTCACGGTTGCTCGCGCTCCAGACGCAATTGCAGCCGCATTTCCTCTTCAACACGCTCAACGCCATCGTGGTGCTGGTGCGCGAGAAGGAGACGGAGGAGGCCGCGCGCATGCTGGTGCTGTTGAGCGACCTGCTCCGGCAGTTGCTCCAGCAGGGCGCCACCCAGGAGGTGTCCCTGCGCGACGAGGTGGCTGTGTTGTCGCGCTACCTGGAGCTCCAGCAGCTGCGCTTCGCGGACCGGCTGCGAGTGGAGTGGGCGGTGGAGCCGGAAGCGCTGGAGGCCCGAGTGCCCCATCTGGTGCTCCAGCCGCTCGCGGAGAACGCGCTCCGCCACGGCATCGGCGTGCGCTCCGCAGCCGGGGTGCTGCGCATCGGCGCACGGCGGTGCGGAGACGCGCTGGAGCTGACCGTGCGTGACGACGGTCCGGGGTTGCCTCGGGACTTCGACCTGGAAGCGGCAACGGGCATCGGCCTGTCGAACACGCGCGCGCGTCTGTCGCAGCTCTACGGCGAAGCGGGGCGGCTGGGAGTCGCCAATGCGGAAGGGCAGGGCACCGTGGCCACGGTCCTGCTGCCCTGGCGTTCCATTCCGGGCGCCGCTGGGGTGGCGCATGGCTGAGCTGCGGGTGCTGCTGGTGGACGACGAGCCGCTGGCCCGGAAGGGATTGCGGCAGGCCCTGGCACGCCATCCGGACGCGGTGGTGTGCGGCGAGTGCCGCGACGGCCGCGAAGCGGTGGATGCCATCCGTGCCCAGCGTCCTCACCTGGTGCTGCTGGACGTGCAGATGCCGGAGCTGGATGGCTTCGGAGTGCTGCGCGAAGTGGGCGTGGAGCAGATGCCCACTGTCATCTTCATCACCGCGTTCGACACCTTCGCCGTGAAGGCCTTCGACGTGCACGCGGTGGACTACCTGGTGAAGCCCTTCGACGACGCGCGCTTCGACGAGGCGCTGGCACGGGCTCGTCAGAGGCTGCGCGCTGGCGAGGCCGCCGAGCTGGGACGGCGACTCGCGGACCTGCTGGCGGACGCGGGCCCGGCACCAAGGCCCGCCGAGCCTCCCGCGGACCGGCTGCTGGTGCGGGTGGGGCTGCGCTCCGTGCTCGTCCCGGTCGCGGACATCGAGTGGGTAGAGGCGGACGACTACTGCGTCACGCTGCACGCGGACGGCAAGGCCCACGTGCTGCGCGAGAGCCTGGCGGCCCTGGAGGCGCGGTTGGACCCGGAGCGCTTCGTGCGCATCCACCGCTCCGCCATCGTCAACGTGGCGTGCATTCAAGAAGTGCACCGGCCCTCGCCCACGGAGCAGGTGGTGGTGCTGCGAAGCGGCATGCGCCTGCGCGTGAGTCGTAGCCGCCGCGAGCACCTGGAGCGGCGACTGGGCCGGGCTCGCTGAAGCCGCCCGACAGCCCAGGTTGGCCCGCGCCCGCCGGGCGCGGTCTTCCAAAACCTGTCCGACAGTCGGACAGGTTTTCGCTGTGCGCCGCCGACGGGGTGGCCCGGCTGGGTTCTCACTTTCTCATCGGTGGCGACAGGGTTCTTGGCCGAGGGCCTCAGGGCTTGCGGACCTTGTCCACGGCGGTGGTGAGGGTGCTCCAATCCGTGGGCTTCAGGTGCATGCCGAACACCTGGGACACCGGGAGCTTCTCTCGCGCGGCCACCTCCACCGTTTCGTCCACCTGCTGCACGTTGAAGAACGTGCCGTCCGGCTGGGGCTGCACCAGGTCGGACGTGTAGAGCAGCCGGTGCTCCGGTAGCCACGCGAACAGCATCCGCTCCCCCGTCTCCGTGCGCACCGGGACGAGCTCCAGCCGGTTCTTCCCGGTGCCCAGCACGCGCCGCGCGTCGACGACCTGGAGCTTCGCTGCTCGCGGCTTCCTGGCGAGCGTGTCCGGCACGAGCGTGCGTGGCGCCGCCACCAGCCGCTCCACCAGCGTGCGGTTGAGGTCCAGCACGTACACCGGGATGCCCCGGGCCACGTACTCGCGCAGTCCGCCGATGTGCGGCCATGCGTCGCTGGTGGACACCACGGCCTTCACCTTCATGCCTGGGAAGCGCTTCGCGGCCTCGTCCAGCACTCGCGCCGAATAGCCGGACGCGAGCGGGCCCTCCACCACCACCACGCCGTCGTCTTGCGCCACCAGCGCCACGTTCCACGCTCCCGGCAGCTGCACCACACCTGGCGCCACCTCCACGGGCGGGGCTTCCGGACGGACCGCGGGGGCTTCGTCCAGCTTCCTCGCGCGGCGGGCCTCGAAGCCCTGCTTCACGTCATCCGCCACGGCGAAGTCCGCGTCCGCGAGCGGCGGATCCACCGTCACCGCCGTCACCGTGACGGAGTGGTGGGCCTGACCGTTGCGCGCCCACTCCCAGTGGCGCGGGTAGCGCAGGCCTCCCGGCTCCAACGTCCACGCCTGGAAGGACAACACGGTTCGCACGTCTCCCCAGACGCTCCAGAAAGGGTCCTCCGGATGCGCGTCCACCGTCTCCACGGCGGTGGGCAGGCCCGTGCGGGCGTTGAGGAACAGGCGCACGCTCGCGCGGTCCTGATGGAAGGTGACGACGTGGTGGGGCACCTCCTGCAGCACCGTGTCCGCCTGGGCTCGCAGGTCCTTGGCGTCCAGGGCCGCGAGCAAGACGTGCTCCGGCGCGAAGGTCAGTCGCTCCTGCATGTCCTGGAGCTGCGCGGCGCCCAGCGGTCTCCATTTGCCCTGGAAGTCCGCTGCCGCAACGCCGTCGGCCAGCAGCATCGTCACTCCCTTCCACTCATCCATCACCATCCCGCGGCTCTCCGACTTCTGGCTCAGGCGGCCCCGGCGCAGGTCGCGCACCTCTTCGAACTGCTCGTACATGACGAGGAAGGGCGGCGTGGGGCGCTCGGACTGCTCCAGCAGGTTCCAGTGGCCCACGCCTCGAAGACGCAGGCTCTTGAGCGCGCGGAGCCGAGCCTCGCCGCCCATGGCCTCGGCGGCGGCGCGGACGTGGGCGCGGCCCGGGTCCTCGGCGGCGGAGGCGGGCAGGGTGAGCAGCAGCGCCGTGACAGCGGACAACAGCAGGGGGCTTCGCATGGCCCCACGATGTCGCGGACGGTACCTGCCTCCAGGGGCCATGCCGCCAGTGACCTGAATGGCGCGGCGAACGGTGCTCGGGGCGCGGCGAATGGCGACCGCCCGACTGCACCGGGCAGCCAGCCTTGCTGGGGGCCCGGCTGCACGGCCGGTCGCGAGCCAGCGGGACGGTGCACATCTTCGCCCAGGGTGAACCGGCCCAGGCGAGGGATGGACCATGAAGAAGACGGTGGCGGACCAGTTCGTGGAGGTCCTCGCGCTCGCGGGGGTGAAGCGCATCTATGGCGTGGTGGGCGACAGCTTGAACGCCCTCACGGACTCGCTGCGCCGCCGGGGCGACATCGAATGGGTGCCCATGCGCAACGAGGAGGCCGCCGCCTTCGCAGCGGGCGCGGAGGCGCACCTCACCGGGCAGCTCGCCGTGTGCGCGGGGAGCTGCGGCCCCGGCAACCTGCACCTCATCAACGGCCTGTATGACTGCCACCGCAGCCGGGCGCCGGTGCTGGCCATCGCCGCGCAGATTCCCTCCGTGGAGCTGGGCACCGGCTACTTCCAGGAGACCCATCCGGAGTCGCTCTTCAAGGAGTGCAGCCACTACTGCGAGCTGGTCTCCGGGCCCAACCAGATGCAGCGCACGGCGGAGATCGCCGTCCGCAGCGCGGTGGGCAAGGGCGGCGTGGCCGTGGTGGTGCTCCCCGGCGACATCGCCATGCTGAAGGCGGAGGACGCTCGCGCCCCTACGCCGGAATCGCTGCGCGCGTCGCTGTCCCAGCTGATGCCCTCATCCGCGCAGGTGGAGCAGATGGCCGCGCTGCTCAACCGCGGCGGGCGCGTGACGCTGCTGTGCGGCGCGGGCTGCGAGGGCGCGGGCGCTCAGGTGGTGGAGCTGGCGAAGCGGCTCCAGGCGCCCGTCGTCTCCGCGCTCCGAGGCAAGGAGTTCGTGGAGAAGGACAACCCCCACTTCGTGGGGCTCACGGGGCTCATCGGCTACGCGTCTGGATACTGGGCGATGATCGACTGCGACGTGCTCCTGATGCTGGGCACGGACTTCCCCTACCGGCAGTTCTACCCGGACGGCGCCGATACGCGGATCATCCAGGTGGACGTGCGCGCGGAGAACATCGGCAAGCGCACGCGGGTGGACCTGGGCGTGGTGGGCAGCG harbors:
- a CDS encoding sensor histidine kinase, whose translation is MGTVEDTSGSAWRAWAKRAAAWSVPALFSALETYTFSRDMAGAPALWRVFAAQMPAWYVWLPLTPWLTRLAAREPLSPPRPRPVLVHLAACLGMGALFAAVYALTTAQFMPGRDATWAARWLRAWWGWLPMMGMAYSTVLAVASATRASQRARDSERQAATLAVQLAESRLLALQTQLQPHFLFNTLNAIVVLVREKETEEAARMLVLLSDLLRQLLQQGATQEVSLRDEVAVLSRYLELQQLRFADRLRVEWAVEPEALEARVPHLVLQPLAENALRHGIGVRSAAGVLRIGARRCGDALELTVRDDGPGLPRDFDLEAATGIGLSNTRARLSQLYGEAGRLGVANAEGQGTVATVLLPWRSIPGAAGVAHG
- a CDS encoding LytR/AlgR family response regulator transcription factor, yielding MAELRVLLVDDEPLARKGLRQALARHPDAVVCGECRDGREAVDAIRAQRPHLVLLDVQMPELDGFGVLREVGVEQMPTVIFITAFDTFAVKAFDVHAVDYLVKPFDDARFDEALARARQRLRAGEAAELGRRLADLLADAGPAPRPAEPPADRLLVRVGLRSVLVPVADIEWVEADDYCVTLHADGKAHVLRESLAALEARLDPERFVRIHRSAIVNVACIQEVHRPSPTEQVVVLRSGMRLRVSRSRREHLERRLGRAR
- a CDS encoding MBL fold metallo-hydrolase codes for the protein MRSPLLLSAVTALLLTLPASAAEDPGRAHVRAAAEAMGGEARLRALKSLRLRGVGHWNLLEQSERPTPPFLVMYEQFEEVRDLRRGRLSQKSESRGMVMDEWKGVTMLLADGVAAADFQGKWRPLGAAQLQDMQERLTFAPEHVLLAALDAKDLRAQADTVLQEVPHHVVTFHQDRASVRLFLNARTGLPTAVETVDAHPEDPFWSVWGDVRTVLSFQAWTLEPGGLRYPRHWEWARNGQAHHSVTVTAVTVDPPLADADFAVADDVKQGFEARRARKLDEAPAVRPEAPPVEVAPGVVQLPGAWNVALVAQDDGVVVVEGPLASGYSARVLDEAAKRFPGMKVKAVVSTSDAWPHIGGLREYVARGIPVYVLDLNRTLVERLVAAPRTLVPDTLARKPRAAKLQVVDARRVLGTGKNRLELVPVRTETGERMLFAWLPEHRLLYTSDLVQPQPDGTFFNVQQVDETVEVAAREKLPVSQVFGMHLKPTDWSTLTTAVDKVRKP
- the poxB gene encoding ubiquinone-dependent pyruvate dehydrogenase, with translation MKKTVADQFVEVLALAGVKRIYGVVGDSLNALTDSLRRRGDIEWVPMRNEEAAAFAAGAEAHLTGQLAVCAGSCGPGNLHLINGLYDCHRSRAPVLAIAAQIPSVELGTGYFQETHPESLFKECSHYCELVSGPNQMQRTAEIAVRSAVGKGGVAVVVLPGDIAMLKAEDARAPTPESLRASLSQLMPSSAQVEQMAALLNRGGRVTLLCGAGCEGAGAQVVELAKRLQAPVVSALRGKEFVEKDNPHFVGLTGLIGYASGYWAMIDCDVLLMLGTDFPYRQFYPDGADTRIIQVDVRAENIGKRTRVDLGVVGSVSATVQALLPRIEAKRDTKHLERALVHYRKTREELDSLGQGTVGRKPIHPPQVARAFDLQAADDAIFTCDVGLPTVWAARYATMKGGRRLVGSFNHGSMASALAQAIGAQKAFPDRQVISFSGDGGFTMLMGDFIGLVQLGLPIKVVVFNNSSLGFVAMEQQVGGMLDVGTALQNPNFAALAEAVGVKGLRVEDPAQVDEAIQLALATPGPVLVDAVVSKAELVMPPRITAAMAAGFTLFGIKALLNGRTNEVLELARTNLWR